CGGCACCTGCCATAGAGGGCTCGCAATAGACCACCCACTTTTTTTGATGGGCCTTCTCTAAGCAGACTTTAAAGCCATCCATTGCAGAAAGTTTTCGCAGTTCCCTTTTTATGCTGTCCAGAAATTTGCCTTTAAAGGCAGCACTCAACTGGTGCACCGGATACAGATAATTATCATATTTGCCGATATGGCGCCATTTCCCCGACAAGGAATAACCGGCTGCCGGAACAATGCAGTGCAAATGCGGATGCAGAGAAAGGTTTTGCCCCCAGGTATGCAGCACCGCAACGGCTCCGGTTTCACAACCGTAATGTGTATAACCGAAGCTGTGCAGCACTGGAGGATGTTGTACAAAACCTTGATTTGTTTGGGGGATAGCTCACCGCTCCGCAACAAGGGTTTCACAAATTGGCGGACAATATGAGCCAATTCATGCTTGCTTTTGCAGTGCTTTTCCATAAAGGGTGTCTAAAGGGCTGTGAGGGTTTATGTGCTGGCACTGAGCAACATGAAGATAAATCATCGTAGTAGAAATGTCGGCATGGCCCAATAAATCCCTTAAGGTTACGATGTTTAATCCCTGCTCCAATAAATGCGTTGCGTAGCTATGCCGTAAGGAATGAAGATTGACACTTTTGGCAATAGAGGTCTTTTTAAGGTTCTCCCGCATTACCCAAGATAATCCTTTAACGCTGTAGCGACCGTCAGGCTCTTTGCCATTGAACAGCCAAACATGCGGGTTCTCGGCTCTGAGATACTTCTCGAGTCCAATGGCCATAGTAGGGGACAAGGGGACTATTCGGTCTTTCTTGTATTTGCTCTGGCGAATGTGGATGACCATCCGCTCAAAGTCAATATCTGATATTTTAAGATTGATGACCTCTTGCCCTCGCAATCCGGCAGAATAAATGAGCGTAAGGATTATCCGGTGTTTAAGCAGTGCAGGTGCTGCAAACAGCATTTTCAGTTCCTGCTGGTTCAGGACAATCGGCAACTTGGTGTCCTGCTTTAATGAAGGCAGGGCAATGGCCTTTTTGTTCATGCCCAACAAACGGTAGTAATACCTAAGACCGTAAACCATGTGCTTGAAACTGCTGCGCGAAGGCGCCTTGGGATCACGTGCCAAAGCAACCAGGTACTCATTGATCTCGTCTTCGCTAACCTGTTCGGGTAATTTTTCAAAATGGATGACAAACAGGGCAATGCGCCTGATGTAATTATTCAGGGTGCTGGCGCTTTGGCCACGAAGTACCACCTGATGCTCCAGCTTCACGGCCCTGGACTTGAATTCAGGGACAAGTACCATGGCACGCTCAACAATAGTTAAGCTTGTTTTCTTTCTCATAACTGCATTATTTTAAAGTGAATAATACAGATATAACGGCTTGCGGCTAGAAAGATTTGTGTTATTTTTGAAAGGAGCTATTCCGTAGGGATTTAGTTCAACATCATGTATAAAACATTGGGGTTTAGGTGGTTGCATGATATATTCTGCCCCGCATCAGTTTTTGTAGCGGTTTGACAGGTTTGTGCTTCGAATCGCCAAACGACACCATACACGTAACCGTTAGCAAGCATAAAATGCCATGACAGATAATTCTCTATCCTCAGATATAAGTGCGATCCAAATAAAGCTTCAGTACTTACATTACAAGTCCTTAAAAATAAATGAAGAAATTAACCGAATTAGATCCATAAAGTTTCCAAATCCTAAGTGTCCTGAATCTATTACAGCAAAGGGAGAGTTTTCATTTTGTGCTATTGACATAATCTCTCTGTTTGAAGGTTATAATTCACTTGCAAATAATGTTTTAAATGACAAATTTATTGCAAGAAACTTGAGACCAGATCTAAAGCTCCAAATTGAAGAAATAAAAGATCTTACAAATAATTGGAAGCATGTAAGAAATAAAATTGGTGGGCACTTGGATATCAAGATCATCAAATCCTTCTGCGATAGATATGCATACAGGGGTGTATTTATCACTGACTACCTTGAGGCAGATTTCAAAGGTGTTATTCTACTTCAAATGATAGAATCAGCTATAAATAATACATTAAGCAAATCGCATTTGTTTGAAAAAGAGATCAATTAGATCAGTTTTGAAGGACTTGAAATCTTCTTGACCAAGATCAATGAGGATTGGAAAAAGTGTTTTCAATTGTATTCTGCTCTTTTCTCATTTTTGTATGAGATTGGCAAGAATGAGAAAATGAATCAAATCGGAAGAAATGAAGGCGGAATCATTAAATTTTAAAATTTACGCTTGCTAACAGGTCGGTATATGTCATTGGCGCTCCGCACCGCGAGAACTTTCTGGCTAAAGAGGACTGCTTAGTGGTAAGCGGAGCGGCCTGCCCCGGCTCCCGCCGGGGACTCCCTCCTGGTGTCACGGTTTTTGCCAACGCGAGAACAAAAAAAACAACATCATAACCCTGCATCGCACCACGAGTGCAAAAACACGCGCCACCGCGACTCTGCGCCAACGCCACATACCGCCGAACGTTGTGCCGCATACTAGAAAAGACCTGCAATGATGTAAATAAATGAAAAAAACTCCTGATAGAAAATATAGACTTCAATCTGCAAAGGATTGGATAAAAATATATTCAGGGAATAATATTGTTAAGGGATATTCAAAAAAGTACTCCGTTGACAAAATTTGTGCAGTTAAAGAATTAAGATTGCTAGGATTTAAAATTTCGGATGAATATGAAAGACAGTTGCGTCAATCTATGGAATCACTTAAACAGCAAAGACTTGCATTTAAGAAAAAGCGAGAGAATGAATTAAATGCCTTTTGTGAAATTGAAAGTGATGAGCATTTTGCAATGATTATTGGGTATACAAGCGGAGGATATCCTTATGGAGTAACCCACGAAGAAATGGAACAAAAAGATATTGAAAAGGAATTTGACTAATTATGCCAGCAGGACAAGCACATACTACTTGGTTTCCAGAATTAAAGGATATTCTTAAGAATAAGTGGAATTCAAATTATTCCATTGAACAGCATTTTAGTTTAGTTACCGATTTGAATGAGAAATTACGCCAGATTCGGAAAGAATTGAACATTCAACCCCCTATGATGTGGTGTCCGAATTGCCAAAAACGACATCGCTCAAGATTTAATGATGTTTCAATAACAGGAATGTATTATGCCCTTAAAAGATTTGAATATTGTGATACTGATGAATTTAATAAGTTGTTAAGAGATTGGAAACAATATTCAAAATCAGAAAATGTTGATATATATGGCAATAAAAAGACTGATAAAAGGGAATTGTAAAATGGAGATTAAAATAAAGTACGTCGGCACAACACGCGTTATAGTGCATGGCTAAATCTCATATTTACTGCAAGTTTCATTCACCGTAGAGTATTCTTAACGGCCAGAAAATACATGCCAAGACGATTAGCCACGCACCATATCGCCACACGTTGTATGCAAGTGTGAAAAAGACAACAAATGGCATTATACAAATATAAAGATTGAAAAAAATGAGAAAAATCAAAACTAAAAGCATAGTTGTAATAGCTCTAATTTTAATTATAACACAAGCATATGCTAATAAAGAACCAGAGCAAAAAGATTTAAAACCTCGAATCGTTGTACTAACCGATATTGCTCCAAATGATATTGAGCCGGATGATATGGAATCTATGATTAGACTATTAGTCCATGCCGACCAGTTCGAGATAGAAGCACTGATTGCCACAACAGGTTGGAGTAATACCGGAAATGGTGAACGTATTGACCTAATTAACGATGCATTAAATGCGTATGAAAAAGACTTGCCGAATCTAATGAAAAGGTCAAATCAGAAAAAATTTGCAAACGATGAATCAAAACAGGAAA
The genomic region above belongs to Xiashengella succiniciproducens and contains:
- a CDS encoding tyrosine-type recombinase/integrase; this translates as MRKKTSLTIVERAMVLVPEFKSRAVKLEHQVVLRGQSASTLNNYIRRIALFVIHFEKLPEQVSEDEINEYLVALARDPKAPSRSSFKHMVYGLRYYYRLLGMNKKAIALPSLKQDTKLPIVLNQQELKMLFAAPALLKHRIILTLIYSAGLRGQEVINLKISDIDFERMVIHIRQSKYKKDRIVPLSPTMAIGLEKYLRAENPHVWLFNGKEPDGRYSVKGLSWVMRENLKKTSIAKSVNLHSLRHSYATHLLEQGLNIVTLRDLLGHADISTTMIYLHVAQCQHINPHSPLDTLYGKALQKQA